The following proteins are co-located in the Pyricularia oryzae 70-15 chromosome 1, whole genome shotgun sequence genome:
- a CDS encoding 3-ketosteroid-delta-1-dehydrogenase — MAESSTQPVIIVGGGLAGLVAAFELTQRGVRTIIVDQEGRASLGGQAFWSLGGIFMVDSAEQRRMGIKDNKDLAMRDWLGSAGFDRPKEDYWPRRWAEAFVDFAADGMEDYVKKRGLGFLMNVGWAERGDGTAEGHGNSVPRFHLTWGTGPEVVRVFQEPVEAAEKKGLVEFRFRHCVDELIIEDGRAVGVKGRVLEDDNKPRGVKSSRTVIDTFELRGASVLVSSGGIGGNVEAVKAAWPVDRLGPKVPEHFVVGVPDHVDGRMIGISESAGANVINRDRMWHYTEGLANWNPIWPSHGIRVLPAPSSLWLDAEGKRLPPYLFPGTDTLGTLKHICSTGYDYTWFILTQSIIAREFALSGSEQNPDITGKSVWQFIRHRILGGKGTIPVQNFQKHGEDFVVRDNLPDLVDGMNKLAAQRGGPSLELSKIEAVINARDDQFDSPYSKDAQAMLVANARQYWPDKRGRVAAPHRLLDPKHGPLIAVRMNLLTRKTLGGIETDLSSNVMRADGSRFPGLYAAGEVAGFGGGGVHGYNSLEGTFVGGCIFSGRAAGIAMADEVLGTTTGDLKARI, encoded by the coding sequence ATGGCCGAATCATCAACACAGcctgtcatcatcgtcggtggcggcctcgcaggcctggtcgccgcctTTGAGCTGACCCAGCGCGGCGTCCGCACCATCATCGTCGACCAGGAGGGCCGCGCGTCGCTCGGCGGGCAGGCCTTTTGGTCGCTGGGCGGCATATTCATGGTCGACTCGGCCGAGCAGCGCAGGATGGGCATCAAGGACAACAAGGACCTGGCCATGCGCGACTGGCTCGGCAGCGCCGGCTTCGACCGCCCCAAGGAGGACTATTGGCCGCGGCGCTGGGCCGAGGCCTTTGTCGATTTCGCCGCCGACGGAATGGAGGACTACGTCAAGAAGCGCGGCCTCGGGTTTCTGATGAACGTCGGCTGGGCTGAGCGCGGCGACGGCACCGCCGAGGGTCACGGCAACTCGGTCCCGCGCTTCCACCTGACCTGGGGCACTGGGCCCGAGGTCGTGAGGGTGTTTCAGGAGCCGGTCGAGGCGGCTGAGAAGAAGGGCCTGGTCGAGTTTCGGTTCCGGCACTGCGTCGACGAGCTGATCATCGAGGACGGCAGGGCCGTTGGTGTCAAGGGCAGGGTGCTGGAGGACGACAACAAGCCGCGGGGCGTCAAGTCCTCCCGCACAGTCATCGACACCTTTGAGCTCCGCGGCGCCTCCGTCCTCGTCTCGTCGGGCGGTATCGGCGGCAACGTAGAGGCCGTCAAAGCGGCGTGGCCCGTTGACAGGCTGGGTCCAAAGGTCCCAGAACACTTTGTCGTCGGCGTGCCGGACCACGTGGATGGCCGCATGATCGGAATTTCGGAGAGCGCAGGCGCCAACGTCATCAACCGCGATCGCATGTGGCACTACACCGAGGGACTGGCCAACTGGAACCCCATCTGGCCCTCTCACGGCATCCGTGTGCTCCCGGCACCTTCGTCGCTGTGGCTCGATGCCGAGGGCAAGCGCCTGCCGCCGTACCTCTTCCCGGGCACCGACACCCTGGGCACGCTGAAGCACATTTGCTCGACGGGCTACGACTACACCTGGTTCATCCTCACGCAGTCCATCATCGCGCGAGAGTTTGCCCTCTCAGGATCCGAGCAGAACCCAGACATCACCGGCAAGTCGGTGTGGCAATTCATCAGGCACCGCATCCTTGGCGGCAAGGGAACCATCCCTGTGCAAAACTTCCAAAAGCACGGCGAGGACTTTGTGGTGCGCGACAACCTCCCCGACCTGGTGGACGGCATGAACAAGCTGGCGGCGCAGCGGGGCGGGCCGAGCCTGGAGCTCTCCAAGATCGAGGCGGTCATCAACGCGCGCGACGACCAGTTCGACAGCCCCTACAGCAAGGACGCGCAGGCGATGCTGGTGGCCAACGCGCGGCAGTACTGGCCCGACAAGCGCGGGCGTGTGGCGGCGCCGCACCGGCTGCTGGACCCCAAACACGGCCCGCTCATCGCCGTGCGCATGAACCTGCTCACGCGCAAGACGCTCGGCGGCATCGAGACGGACCTGTCCAGCAACGTGATGCGCGCCGACGGGAGCCGCTTCCCGGGCCTGTACGCCGCCGGAGAGGTGGCCGGGTTCGGAGGTGGTGGCGTCCACGGCTACAACTCGCTCGAGGGGACTTTTGTCGGCGGGTGCATCTTTTCGGGCAGGGCGGCCGGGATTGCCATGGCTGATGAGGTGTTGGGCACGACGACTGGAGATCTCAAGGCCAGGATATAA
- a CDS encoding C2 domain-containing protein, protein MTSTTPNPPPPGLHDANDIAPRSALLESQAAPKPDEAPSGHSEENQKSADKDDAAEPEPQHSGRPLHTASDLKNKFDDKKKSLAEKNNPPGGFDKTPLPDFPPGFTVKFTFHRAWNLPIADIPTAAADPFVHATLNADVPKRHKEDPNLRHRTRTERKTLEPAWEEEWVVANIPRTGFRLKCRLYDEDYPDSDDRLGNVTYISPMIDENWPGLKRHTFEVKKRSGSKRAYFLKAAESFFNKDSHMTPFLELSIEVLGHSSAPGAQMYTISPTRFIQHFSPMIGRLTGVKVNREESDERKSQDRRESESKKAQRYDFQAIEMQLQGPVPPEMYHRYVEFKRFVGPMFSSAGLRGRVLNKVLHKQHRRVYNYDSTTKYGNFEPCSNEASLQFLQLAHFDEGGRVFTYVLTLDGLLRFTETGKEFGIDMLSKHTMHSDVETYIACSGEFFIRRKHHKLDIFNSHKRSHSGTHNGGQTSKEDSDEQKSQDQRRAEEQERRHVGGEEEPVKNWEIPGRKASSSAEEGGDKKEKGEGKENEDKKETEEKKPKRSSESNSPPRDPRKYELIIDNDSGTYRPDKSILPLLHQFLECNFPDLEIRAMHCDDDELKKLKADQHEAKKKTGPRVHMVLNRSPSSSSISSSDESDLSSLDQSLEHESAKKSKRERAWDALNDPKGGFQELKGSLARRPKDAAAAEQAGKAEEVKV, encoded by the exons atgacATCAACCACTCCAAATCCCCCTCCACCCGGGCTCCACGACGCAAACGATATAGCTCCGAGGAGCGCTCTGCTCGAGTCGCAAGCTGCGCCCAAACCTGATGAAGCGCCCTCTGGCCACAGCGAGGAGAACCAAAAGAGCGCCGACAAggacgacgccgccgagcCGGAACCGCAACATTCAGGGCGACCCTTACATACCGCTTCGGATCTGAAGAACAAGTTTGACGATAAGAAGAAGAGCTTGGCCGAGAAGAACAACCCCCCAGGCGGCTTTGACAAAACACCCCTCCCCGACTTTCCCCCGGGCTTCACTGTCAAATTTACCTTCCACAGGGCATGGAACCTCCCCATCGCCGACATCCCGACCGCCGCAGCCGACCCCTTTGTGCACGCGACCCTGAACGCCGACGTACCGAAGCGCCACAAGGAAGACCCGAACTTGAGGCACCGCACCCGCACCGAGCGCAAAACTCTCGAGCCGGCGTGGGAGGAAGAATGGGTCGTCGCAAACATCCCCAGGACGGGCTTCCGCCTCAAGTGCCGCCTATACGATGAGGACTACCCCGACTCGGACGACAGGCTGGGCAACGTCACGTACATTTCGCCCATGATCGATGAGAACTGGCCGGGGTTGAAGCGGCATACTTTTGAGGTCAAGAAACGGTCGGGGAGCAAGCGCGCGTACTTTCTTAAGGCGGCCGAGTCCTTTTTCAACAAGGACTCCCACATGACACCTTTTCTGGAGTTGAGCATCGAAGTTCTGGGCCACTCTTCCGCACCAGGAGCGCAGATGTACACCATCTCGCCGACCAGGTTCATCCAGCACTTCAGCCCTATGATTGGGCGCCTGACGGGAGTCAAGGTCAACCGTGAGGAAAGCGACGAGCGCAAGTCGCAGGATCGCCGAGAATCGGAGAGCAAGAAAGCCCAGAGATACGA CTTCCAAGCAATCGAGATGCAACTACAGGGCCCTGTTCCACCAGAGATGTACCACAGATATGTCGAGTTCAAGCGCTTTGTGGGACCAATGTTCTCGTCGGCAGGTTTGCGGGGGCGCGTTCTGAACAAGGTGCTGCACAAACAGCACCGTCGTGTGTACAACTACGACTCGACGACAAAGTATGGCAACTTTGAGCCTTGTTCAAATGAGGCTTCTCTACAGTTCCTTCAGCTGGCACATTTTGACGAAGGCGGCCGTGTTTTCACATACGTCCTCACGCTAGATGGGTTGTTGCGTTTCACAGAGACGGGCAAAGAGTTTGGTATTGACATGTTGTCCAAGCACACGATGCACTCAGACGTGGAGACATATATTGCCTGCTCGGGAGAATTCTTCATCCGCAGAAAACACCACAAATTGGATATCTTCAACTCACATAAGCGGTCACATTCGGGGACCCATAACGGGGGCCAGACGAGCAAGGAGGACAGTGATGAGCAAAAGTCACAGGATCAACGGCGCGCCGAGGAGCAAGAACGGAGGCACGTGGGTGGTGAGGAAGAGCCTGTGAAGAACTGGGAGATCCCGGGTAGGAAAGCCTCTTCAAGTGCCGAGGAGGGTGGGGACAAGAAGGAAAAGGGCGAGGGAAAGGAAAACGAGGACAAAAAGGAAACCGAGGAAAAGAAGCCAAAGAGGTCGAGCGAAAGCAATTCACCACCTCGCGATCCTCGCAAGTACGAGCTCATCATCGACAACGACTCTGGCACCTACCGCCCTGACAAATCGATCCTCCCACTCCTGCACCAATTTCTCGAGTGCAACTTCCCGGACCTCGAAATCCGCGCCATGCACTGCGACGACGATGAGctcaagaagctcaaggcGGACCAGcacgaggccaagaagaagacggGCCCGCGCGTGCACATGGTGTTGAACCGAAGCCCAAGCTCGTCAAGCATCAGCTCGTCGGACGAGAGCGACCTCTCCAGCCTGGACCAAAGCCTCGAGCACGAGAGCGCAAAGAAGAGCAAGCGGGAGAGGGCCTGGGATGCGCTCAACGACCCCAAAGGCGGGTTCCAGGAGCTCAAGGGGAGCCTCGCCAGGCGACCCaaagatgctgctgctgctgagcagGCGGGGAAAGCTGAAGAGGTCAAGGTGTGA